One window of Pieris rapae chromosome 14, ilPieRapa1.1, whole genome shotgun sequence genomic DNA carries:
- the LOC111001900 gene encoding gustatory and odorant receptor 22-like produces MIPDHLFDEGINNSMLQKDMECVKRHRDVYEKSQRDYEREQRNMLSSQDSDTCEIHDQFYRDHKLLLVLFRALAVMPITRSRPGTITFSWRSRATAYAICFYIIATMVVLFVGYERVMILRSIRKFDDYIYAVIFVAFLVPHFWIPFVGWGVANQVAIYKTSWGKFQVRYYRVTGENLQFPNLKTTIVIISIGCLLLAVCFLLSLCALLEGFLLRHTAAYFHIITMINMNCALWYINCRGIKTASQSLSECFRRDVNIECTAHLISSYRFLWLNLSELLQSLGNAYARTYSTYCLFMFFNITIAIYGALSEIVDHGFGFTFKEMGLFVDAAYCSTLLFIFADCSHKSTLKVAAGVQDTLLSIDVLSVDRPTQKEIDHFIQAIEMNPAVVSLKGYAHVNRELLTSAISMIAIYLIVLLQFKISLPKEPQIKFIKIKYSHV; encoded by the exons ATGATTCCGGACCACCTTTTCGATGAAGGAATTAATAATTCCATGTTACAAAAGGATATGGAATGCGTTAAGAGACATCGCGATGTTTATGAAAAGTCTCAAAGGGATtat GAACGTGAACAACGTAATATGCTGTCGTCCCAGGATTCGGATACCTGTGAGATTCATGATCAGTTCTACCGCGATCATAAGCTACTGTTGGTGCTGTTCAGAGCCCTGGCTGTTATGCCAATAACGCGCTCTCGACCGG gaACGATTACGTTTAGCTGGAGGTCTAGAGCCACGGCCTACGCGAtttgcttttatattatagctaCAATGGTTGTCCTGTTTGTTGGATACGAAAGGGTGATGATATTGAGGTCCATTAGAAAGTTCGACGATTATATTTACGCTGTGATATTTGTAGCATTTCTTGTACCGCATTTTTGGATACCGTTCGTCGGTTGGGGGGTGGCGAATCAAGTTGCTATTTATAAGACCAGCTGGGGGAAATTCCAA GTAAGATATTACCGTGTTACGGGAGAGAACCTTCAATTCCCGAATTTGAAGACgactattgtaataataagtatCGGATGTCTCTTATTAGCGGTTTGTTTCCTGCTGAGTCTGTGTGCATTGTTGGAAGGATTTCTATTGCGACACACAGCGGCTTATTTCCACATTATAACGATGATAAATATGAATTGCGCACTTTGGTATATTAATTGTAGGGGAATTAAAACCGCTTCACAGAGTCTGTCGGAGTGTTTTCGACgg gaCGTGAATATAGAGTGTACGGCGCACCTAATATCAAGCTATCGTTTCTTGTGGCTGAATTTGTCAGAACTCCTACAATCCCTAGGCAACGCCTACGCCCGGACATATTCAACGTACTGCCTCTTtat gttttttaacataacaatAGCGATATACGGTGCACTATCAGAGATTGTAGACCATGGATTTGGTTTTACATTTAAGGAAATGGGATTATTCGTTGATGCGGCTTATTGCTCTACGCTGCTCTTCATATTTGCGGACTGTTCACATAAATCTACGCTAAAG gtCGCAGCTGGCGTCCAAGACACTCTTTTGTCAATTGATGTCTTGTCTGTGGACAGACCTACACAAAAGGAg ATCGATCACTTCATTCAAGCTATTGAGATGAATCCGGCCGTGGTGAGTTTAAAGGGATACGCTCATGTCAACAGGGAGCTACTTACTTcg gctATCAGCATGATTGCCATATACTTAATCGTGCTTCTACAGTTCAAGATTTCGCTTCCGAAGGAGCCGCagataaa atttatcaaaataaagtattcaCACGTCTGA
- the LOC111001901 gene encoding charged multivesicular body protein 2b, whose protein sequence is MNFFKKPPTIKEQQRENDRELRKASRDLERDKVALEREEKKLEMEIKKMAKEGNNAGCKILAKQLVQLRNQKTRIYSANSKISSVQIHNKAMGANVAIAGAMGTTAKTMGSMNKIMNPQQIAKNMEAFKHANAKMEMTDEMISETLDDIMNESDDEEETEGIINQVLDEIGIEVSGKMANAPSVSRNKVGESTTDADKDIMAQLAKLKSS, encoded by the exons atgaatttCTTTAAGAAACCACCAacaataaaag AACAACAGAGGGAAAATGATCGTGAACTTAGGAAGGCAAGCAGAGATCTGGAAAGAGATAAAGTTGCTCTGGAAAGGGAAGAGAAAAAATTG GAAAtggaaataaagaaaatggcTAAGGAAGGTAATAATGCTGGTTGCAAAATTTTAGCGAAACAACTAGTACAATTGAGAAATCAAAAGACTAGGATATATTCAGCTAATAGCaag atatCCAGTGTACAAATTCACAATAAAGCTATGGGTGCAAATGTTGCAATTGCTGGTGCTATGGGAACAACTGCTAAAACTATGGGAAGTATGAATAAGATAATGAATCCACAACAAATTGCCAAAAATATGGAAGCTTTCAAGCATGCCAATGCTAAAATGGAAATGACTGATGAAATGA tatcAGAAACTTTGGATGATATAATGAATGAATCAGACGATGAGGAAGAAACCGAAGGAATCATCAACCAAGTTCTTGATGAGATTGGTATTGAAGTCAGTGGCAAG ATGGCGAATGCACCATCTGTATCTAGAAATAAAGTTGGCGAATCAACTACAGATGCAGACAAGGACATTATGGCGCAGCTCGCGAAATTGAAGTCAAGTTAA